The Lycium barbarum isolate Lr01 chromosome 4, ASM1917538v2, whole genome shotgun sequence nucleotide sequence aaaaaaaggtaaatgATGACCCGATAATATAAAAATTCTAACACTCAGTGTATATTgctataaattcatatttatttAGTAGCTTTTGAGGACATATAGACTAGTGCTCTTTCTGTGGGTGGGGCTGAGGGTTCCTATGAAAAGGTCAATTAAAATAGTCATTTGCTTGTCTTTCATTTGAAGGAATTAGGTACAAGACATAGGCGTATCGACATTTTGCCATGGAAAATGAGTCGTTGCATGTTGGAGCTTTCTCCTCTGAGCTTTACTCTGCTCTATGTCTGGTTGTAAGTTTTAAATTTAAAGTTTCACCTGGTGAGTATTAGTTTGAAATAGTAGGAGTgtttcttgagatggaaacgaATGTGTGTTATATTTGATTATTCAGTTTCTACTTTCTAACCAAATTACTTGGAGTTGGCTTAGTTTGTAGACACTTAACAGTTGTAGTTGCATTGTTTTGAATTTGACAGTACTTGACTGAACATATACTGTGTTACCATCGAGGGTTGAAGTGAGATTCATATGATCCCTTTACCGTTAATTAGAGGTACTTCGAAAGAGAAAATTCTGTGTAAGGAGCCGCATTCCCCTTAATGGGCCTGATGCAAattgaaaaattggataagtgaATTCTAGATACCGAATAATGTAGTTATACCCAcaccaaaaattaaagaacataGTTTGCGTGAAGATCGATTTAATTTATCTCCAGCCTATATATTTgtcttttaatatttttttacatCCTTTAATAAAGACATTTGATAAATAATAAGAGTATACTTGTCCAATAAGAGTTTACTTGTCCAAGCTATCCTTTATCTCTCATTGAATATCTTAACTAACACTTCACTAAAcgaaataataaggaaatatttagaaaaaatatataaataacttCTTATTTTTATAGAACGTCAAATATTTTAGAGAAACTTATTTTGATAATGATAAAATTTTGGACCTTAAACGAGCTCTAATCAGCTTTACTCTTCGAAGAATGCGGATCTAGGATTTTAAGACAGCGGGGCACTCCCACCCACTCATTTGGGTCCGCGTCTAACGCATAGTAGTATCTTGACTTTTGGTGTACGTACGTTTGAAATCAAGACAACCAACTCAGAAACCATCAAAGCGAGTAGTAATATTTTCTGGATGTCCGTTTCCCAAAAATGCGTATTCAATCACAAGCTACAAAGTTTGGTCAGATATGTATAACTTACTTCGACTGAGCCAGAATTCAAAGCTTGTGAGTTTGGAgttctaattttttaaaattattaggttcttaattaataatttgtacatatttgacaaaaattttaatacaaatacATAGTTCGGACAAAAACTAATGGGTTCGACCGAACCCACGCCCGAACGGTTAGCTTCGCCTtgttccctccgtcccaaaaagattatcttagtttgactgacataaaatttaagaaataaaataagacttttaaaatgtgtggtccaaatcaaactttagatatttatgtggttgtaaatcatctcataaagttataTTGTTTCTAAAAAAATGTATCAACCTTTTTGAGACAAACTAATAAAAAAAGTAAGACAAtttttttgagacggagggagtataatttatAAGCTTATTCcctacttggaaaaaaaaaattccctacATTCTGCATGTGAATTAGCTCATATATATTTATCAATCCTGACATAAACCAATACTTTGAGATTAATTTGAATATGAATGaaccaaaacaaaaacaaagaggTTAACTTGCTTTCTATTAGCAATCCATCACCATTTGTCTAGAGCTTAAGGGATATACACATTGTTAGCGTAAATATTTTTTACACTATCAAGTCATTTAAAAGATATCTATAGGTAAGCATCATTAAAATGAGAAAATTTGTAATCGTAAAAATAAGACAGAGTACCTGTTGCAACAAATAAATGTGACTTGATGTTGTAAAAAAATATTTAGACTCGTGGTGAGTATAACTTAAACTCCTTTgtttattattcttttttttttttgggctctttttttttttcaatcagtTGAGTTGATAGAGGAATTTTCTTAGTAGAATACTTGAGCAAGGGATATACGTATAGTTTTGAATATAAGATCAATAACCaccctttctttatttttaaatagATATTTCGAGTTCGAGGAACGAATAAATTTATGGTAGCTAGAAAGCACTTGTCCTTTAATAGGTTCTACTATTATTATTCACACTTTAAATTAGCTAAGTCAGTAAATTTCGAATAACAAATGATtataccaaaaaagaaaaaggaaaaaatatttgCACATCATCAAAACTTAAATGCCAATAAAAACGTTTTCCTGAAATCTATAAACTCCTTTATCTTCTTGCTTATGTCATGTTAGGTGTTTATGTATTCTGAGTATTGTGACAAGACCGTTTTGTAATCACTTACCTTGTTTGAGTCCATAGTATAATAGCAAGACACGAATCGGATTCGTAGCAATATTTTCTTTTGTAGTACTTTTTTTGGTTTACTTTCAAAGCGAATGatcataaaaagaaaaaagaacaaaaagaggaTGAGACGGAAATTAGAAAACTGAAAGGGATAACTTAAGTTGTGCAGAATTGAAATCCTCATCAAATAACATTATATTCCTCTATTCTTGCATGTCCTTATCAGAGACTTGTTCtccaaaaacaaagaaaaaagggATAAGTCAGTACTATAGGTATATATCTCTTATTTTTTCCAGTTGAAAGTTTGAACTTAAATGATACTATGAGATTCAAGATTTTATTAAACGCCATcttaacacaaaagaataatcgaaGCCAGAAAAATGCGAGAGAGTATTGAATTttatatttttcatattttgtCTAACAAACAAAATAACGTGGATCTTTTTATTGTAAAACCGTAATTTATATTCCCACGAATTCATGATTGTCACGTGTGGAGAGAATCATCGAGTactatataatttttaaaatgttCCACCTAATTCCATCTATTTAATTTCAAGTGACCGAGTGGCTCTCCCATATTGTACGTAGTATTTAATCATGTACGGGACCAAAGTTTGAACAATGATGGCAGTAATTTGACCAAAATATTATCCTAAGTCCTCAAGTTTGGCATGCCCATTCGTTTAAAATCGGCAACTTTGAATGGTCAAAGAAAAAATTCCaacattttaaaatataaaagaatCTTTGGCATTGGATAACTTAGGTAATAATTAGGTAAAGCAAAATATTTGAAGCCTATACAAGTTTTAGATGAATATACAACACCTTTCCACCCAATTAAACTAGTTAACGAAAATTGAGTTTAGCTAATTTACTTTTCTATGGAACTTAGCTTACTGTTAAGATTGTTATGATAAAAGATTACAAGGTCTTGGACGCTCGCAGTTGTATAtaattcttttaaaaatattttgaattattaattattgtgacttaaaatactttttaaaagattttCGAATAGGTAAATTTATTTGTTAAAATTACTATGTTCAAATTcataccaatttttttttctttttctttttttgttgaaACACAAGACCattcaaaagaagaagaaaatggggGAAAATATCATAATGTATAAGTGAGATGAAATGATTCATCCTACTGCTCCCATGTGACTCACAAGAATTTAGTATTCACAAATTTGAATATATGTGGAGTAGAAATTCCACCCTGATGTTTTCTAGACTTCCATTTCTAGTAAGCTTCTCAAGAAAAACTTAAACTGcaccaaataaataaattatgttACTCGATGTGATATTGTTCATTTTGGGATAAATTCATACAATGTTCTCTAAAAGGCATTAAGTCTGGCCTCACGCCATCGCTTTGGCATCTCCAAACTGGTGTCGCTGAACTACGAGCTCTAATATTAGTTGTTGGGTTAAAACAATCAAAGGATACTCTTAACATGGTATTATATTGTCCGCTTTAGGTCAAATCCGCACTGTTTTTTCAAAAAAACCTCACACAATCAAAAGTATCAAACACCTTACAAGTAGCTTACTTTTTTTTTCAACTATCAATATAGGACTCTGTTCACGCACGCCCAACAAAATATACATAATTTTATTGCTTCATTAAATAGACTCCCCTACAATCCCATCCTATGAATCTTCATAAGTTAATATTCAGTATATTAAttctattactactactacttctAGTATAATTCTACACACTATAAATATGCATGCAGACCATGACAGTAATTTTAATTATCAGACCATGGAGAATCATATTGTACACAAATTCTCTCGCTTATTCCCTTCCTCTTTCACTTCTTGTCAGTTCCGAAATATACCCGATGTTGTTGAAAGCTCATTCATAATATCCAAACACTCCACCAATAATAATGTTCTTGGAGCTTCTTCAAGAACAACTTCTTCAATCAAAACTCAAGAATCCAAATCAAACAAGAACAAGTTGAATGTTTCAAAGGGTTCTAAAACTCATAGACCCAATAAAGAGTCAAATTTCATGAAAAGTTCTTCATCAAATAGTGGATGGTTCAGTAGTGAAGGAGAAAATGATGAAACAGAAGATGCATTTTTCAGCTTGTCTTCTGGTTATTTTTCCGAGTCTTTTCGCCGGAAACCACATGAAACTTGTCGGAAAAAATACAAACAAAAGAGTTCTGAAATGAGTCGTTGTTCTTCCGAATTATCAGTGAATTCTATTTCAACAGCACTGAGAGAAAACAGGACAAATGAGCGAGTTAAGTCAAATTTAGACGAGTCAAAATGGGTCAAATCAATAAACGGGCTTGATTTTGCCACCTCAAAAACAGAGCAAAACAGAACAAAAATCAGCAAAACTGCCCGGAAACCAGCTGAAACTTGTCAGAAAAAATACAATGAAACGAGTCGTTGTTCTTCGGAATTGTCAATGAATTCAGTTTCAACAGCACTGAACAAAAAGAAGATAAATGAGCGAGTTGGGTCAAATTTAGACGAGTCAAAGTGGGTCAAATCAATAAACGGGCTTGATTTTGCTACAGAGCAAAACAGAGGAAAATCAACAGCCGAAAAGAAGACAAGATGTGGAAGAAATCACCGGAAAACCATCCCGGTTGAGAAGTTTGATTATTACAGTGAGTTTACTACTAGTAATACTCACCGGAAAACTACCAAGTGTCgccggaaaatcaagaaaatgagtTTAATTAACTCAAATGGAATGGGTAAGTTTTCAATTGTAATTGATGGAAGAATTGAAGAAAGCATTGCAGTTGAGAAGAGTACAAGTGATCCATACAGTGATTTCAGAACATCAATGGTGGAGATGATAGTAGAAAAACAAATATTTGGACTTAAGGATCTTCAAAGGCTTTTGCATTGTTTTCTATCATTGAATTCACCTTCTTTCCATAAGATTATTTTTGAGGTTTTCTCTGAGATTTGTGAAACCTTGTTTCACTAACTGGTAGTAGTATTTTAGTTTAAGTTAGGATTAGTTTGAATAATTTTTCTAGGattttgattaacttggtgtaaGAACGAATATGCTGCTACTAATTACTGAATGCTATGTATCATCTTCTTTTTTAGTCTTATATGTCGACGATTTCTTGCTTCTACGAAAATGATTGAATTTCGTTTGTTTGTATATTTGTAAATTTGTTTTACAGGGGAATGATGAAGTAATAGCTCTCATTTTCCTTTCTTTTACTAATGTTGTTTTGGCTGAAAAtcattttaatccttcaactTTACTCTAAAAAATCAAATACCTCCTTGAATATTGAACAATCGACATTTTCATCCTCTTAGCTCAACTTCCCATCATTGACCGGTAATTATAGATTAGTTGACCGATTGTTAAAGAGGTAAAATGAAAATTTCCCACAGTTTTTTTCTCTATTAAGTAGTTCTAACGTCTCTCTACTTCATATTTCCACATCCACAGAACCTTTCAGACCCTTATAACAATTGTTTACTAATCTGGAATTTGCTATCTCAATATTTGAATTTTTAAATAGCTTTATCTCTGGTAACCGTTGTTATTCTTCTTTTCAAATGTCAAGACAAACGCAGAGATGAAAATCCAAAATGGCTGCTATTATTATCTCTTCTCTGCTGCTTCCTTTTCCATCAAAGCAATTTCAAGCAAGCTATTAAGATCTCGATTCTCCTCTGCTAAACTCACCACACCTTCTCCAATTCTCTCTTCCAGATTTTtcgcattttctcatactctTCCCATTTTTCCTCCACCAAATTCATCAGCTCCGATTAAGAAGGTGAGAAGAGTAAGATCCGTAAACAATTGTTTACAAGGGTTTGAAAGATTATCAGAAAATATGAAGAGTTGGTTAGGCTGAGAGAAATTAATTAAGACAGAGACGAGTTAGAGTTACCTAACGGAGGAAAACTATGGGAAAATAATATGATTAATTAAGGCACCCATTAATTAATTAAGAATATAAGTGAAATTCCATTTTACCCCTTTAATGATCGGTCAACTAATCTAAAGTTACCGGTCAATAGCCGGAAGTTGAAATAAGAGGATGAAAATGTCAATTGTTCAATGTTGGGGGAGGTATTTGATTTTTAGAGTAAAGTTGGAGAGTGAAAATGATTGTTTTTGAATTCTCGGGTCTacttggaaagccacctggtaattggaattggtgtagtaattacacagcctagtaattacaatAATTACAACAACCTGTTTATTTGTCATCACGTAATTAcggtgtaattacaagcgtattTTTTTGTTGCACAAGTATAATTACataattagtttaatttaaaaataaaatttaattatcaaaaattaaaaattaatatttaaaaaatatgtgcatttataaatgatgttaaattatgtatttgacaacgcattatttcttgaaaatataataattaataatcatatatttgtaactaatattgtaaaaaataattgatatgtattttcaaataatattttaattttaattagttaaaaaaattaaaagcagacttttgtgagaacatcatggattggatgttggacaaaaaaattaatatttgtaAATATAATGccttaacattattcaaatgtttgaaacaaaaaaaaaaaatttatcaactgtaagtgaaaaataaacagcatgcaatgtgaaataacaagtcaattgtactaaagaaaataaattaaaatcgaaaatataacctaaattcaaaatccaaaaaaaaaaagtttaacataatactcttatatcaaattccaacattacataagttcAAACGcaacttaagtaaatataatttaaaagaaagggaaaatataagtctatagcctcattcacaatgaaatggattccattgttggctatTAGACCCTTTTCCATTTTCCTATAGAatagttgttcatttgtggattcatttgattaACTTTTAATTGAATTCAAATAGTATATGTTCGTTAGTAGGAATCGATTAGGAGGGTTTGGATTTCATATATCCAAATTTGCCTATAATTCCTTTATTAGTTGGGAATTTCTTTACTATTTGGGTCTTTCTCCTATCCCTCTTCTTCTCATCTCAATTTCTTCACTTTTCCTCTTTAATTTCTAATCTAACTTTTGTTTCCGCGTTTTATTATTTGAATCCGTGTCTTCCACAAGCCGGATCCTATCATAATATGTCTCCCGAGACTATCACAATATAAAAAAGATATACTATAGTAACAATAAGTATTATAACTGTGCTTTAGATAAGTTATGATCGACTATATGAATCCCCACTCATCACATAAAAGATACACTATTAGTCATTTTTAAGATGGTGTATAAAAGCTTGTTGGAGTCTACAATATTCTACATTTTCTTTATGAGCTTATATTGGCTGCAAATCTGACCTACTCAAAAATTTGCAAATTGTACCAATGTGGTATTGAAGACTTCACATCGGGATTACTCAGGTAGTGGACAGTCCATTAATCTTCCACAGTAAATCCTTTGCTGGCCTATGAGACAACATTATACTACATACCAGACAACATTATACTACATACTAACCCAACATGCCTCTCTACCTTTTCCATATTCACTTATAAGATTACACTGGATATGATATTATTGTTGTTACCAATCCAACATATTGCACAACAGTAGTATTTATTTTGGCATTAAATCCCGTATAAATGCTTTTTTCATGGGTTTATTAGTTATTAATAGGGATTTCTACACTACCTGTTAGCCCAACAAAGCTACAACCAAAAGTAACCCTAATCTTTattttagaaaaataaattttagCATGTATGCAATGTACATAATCAATGTATAATCAGTGTGTATATTGATTGTACTTATTATGCATTGAATACACACCGGCAATGATTACAAACTATTACGAATATGAAATTGTTTTTAGTGGGCTGACTAAAATGTTAAGATTCATAGATTACAGGGGAAATTTCATAAATAGCAGTGAAAACataaaggggtcgtttggtttaaggtataagctgggttatcccagcactaatttttataccatgtttgatataaggtataaattagtgctgggataaatttataccttgtaccaaacatggtataaaaattaatgttgggataacccagcttataccttcttaacccacttatactgagattattttataccatcttttagatggtataaaataatcccaatagatgggataaattagtcccgggattataatcccgggactaatgagtccttaaaccaaacgaccccaaaGTATTTCCTAATCTACGACTATTAACTAAATTACATAATCTACAATGTATACAAGGTAAATGAGTGTTCAGATATGTCAGTTTTCCTATAACGAGTAAAATCAATTAATTCTCCATtctgataaaaataaattactacCTATAAATAAAGAAGCACATTACTATATGTAATAAGGGGATGTAAAATTTTTGTCGTCCTCACAATACTCCTTTATCCTATAGGGCTGATCCATGTGGCTTCTTTTTCTCTACATCCTTTGCACCTGGGCCTTGTATGAAAACAAAATATCGTGGATCTCATATGTACTTTAACTGAGTAGCAATCGAGTTTCCACTTCTGCCTTCTATGAAAATAAATACTCTTGTATgatatgaatttttttatttttaaaatgttttaCAGGAAAATagatgtattttttatttttttatttttgtgttcGGTACATAagcaaaaaatattttccttaaaaacatttgtatataatctagacaagtACCGTGATTGGTtggggtggtggggttggggGCTATAGGGTGGGTGAAGATGAGATGTATCGGAGGCAGGTAGGATATAATGAACATAAAATGCCACTTCTGGAACTTAATTTTCCTATTTTCAAGAAaagttatttttctcatttttaagaaacttatttttctggaaaaatgattttaaaaaattttgaccaaccaaacaggagaaaattaaaaaaacattttctgaAAAACATTTTGCTCCATAGCGCACACAAattttatttgttttaaacctCCAAAATTTTGTATTTGCTAATTCTCCTTCCAAGCTTCtcctcataaataatttgttttttaaaaactATTCAATTATTTGACtaagaaactttaataattattAAGACTTAccaactaaataaataattaacgtgaccctaaattaaattaattatgcaatAAACAAATGTGACCTAagttatattttttaattaattttactgTTTTTGTATCATGAGTTTAAGTCCGGACTTCATGCAACTAGTTATCAAATAAAGATTCATCTTTATCAAACGCTGCAATATTCCTCAAATACAGTATTCCGTCTTTGTATACCTTCATTCTCCTTCTTGATATGCTCTCGGTAGTAAtactcttttattttctttttttatcttGTTGCTTACATGAACTCTAAAAACGGTCGTAAATCTTTATTAAATGATATATTAAGAATTCGTATATGAAGTATAACTTATTAATATGTATTATAATATGTGTATGTTACGATTACACATATGCTGTTTATGTAATACAAAATTTGTACTTCTTTGAAAAATATATAGGTCCGTCGAGCTATCACTTATATAAAGTATCTCAATATGGTATACGCTATGTGGTGAATATAACATACTTTATATATTATATacttcctctgtttcaatttatgtgaatctattttctttttagtgtgtgtcaaaataaatgacatctttcctaatttgaaaacaaattcactttataaaTGATTGAcgaccacacaaatattcaagacttattttgaaccacaagtttcaaaagtcttccctctttcttaaatatcgtgtccagtcaaatgagttcacataaattgaaacggagagagtaagTCCTAACATAttaatatatattaattaaaactATTCCTTATATACCGTA carries:
- the LOC132637335 gene encoding transcription repressor OFP4-like; amino-acid sequence: MHADHDSNFNYQTMENHIVHKFSRLFPSSFTSCQFRNIPDVVESSFIISKHSTNNNVLGASSRTTSSIKTQESKSNKNKLNVSKGSKTHRPNKESNFMKSSSSNSGWFSSEGENDETEDAFFSLSSGYFSESFRRKPHETCRKKYKQKSSEMSRCSSELSVNSISTALRENRTNERVKSNLDESKWVKSINGLDFATSKTEQNRTKISKTARKPAETCQKKYNETSRCSSELSMNSVSTALNKKKINERVGSNLDESKWVKSINGLDFATEQNRGKSTAEKKTRCGRNHRKTIPVEKFDYYSEFTTSNTHRKTTKCRRKIKKMSLINSNGMGKFSIVIDGRIEESIAVEKSTSDPYSDFRTSMVEMIVEKQIFGLKDLQRLLHCFLSLNSPSFHKIIFEVFSEICETLFH